A window from Engraulis encrasicolus isolate BLACKSEA-1 chromosome 11, IST_EnEncr_1.0, whole genome shotgun sequence encodes these proteins:
- the slc25a46 gene encoding mitochondrial outer membrane protein SLC25A46, with protein sequence MTSRRPDSFDGLGYRGREDPSYGGGYGRSFSNAPSAADLQQWVTTPPDIPGSRNLHFDERTPQFETGPAPPGSDESQPAPPSEQLNRFAGFGIGLASLFTENVLAHPCIVFRRQCQVNYHARNYHLSPFTAVTVMYNFTKTQGPKALWKGMGSTFVVQGVTLGTEGIISECTPLPRELSHRWNPKQVAGHLVLKSLTYIVAMPFYSASLIETVQSEIIRDNPGILDCVKEGVGRVMGLGIPHSKRLLPLWALLLPTALHGVLHYIIHSTVQKLVLTLLRRRNRGSGSGGPSAASCPPSPLRGGPSGSGADCGGSGASSSGQADAVQSMLDAYFPELMASFCASLVADVLLYPLETVLHRLHIQGTRTIIDNTDLGFEVLPINTQYEGLRECVGAISREEGALGFYKGFGAVVVQYSLHAAVLQITKVIYSALLQSA encoded by the exons ATGACTTCTCGGCGACCTGATAGCTTTGACGGCTTAGGTTACAGGGGAAGAGAGGATCCGTCATACGGCGGGGGGTACGGAAGGTCATTTAGTAACGCACCTAGTGCAGCTGACCTGCAACAATGGGTCACGACACCCCCAGATATCCCAGGTAGCCGTAACCTGCATTTTGATGAGCGCACACCTCAGTTCGAGACGGGCCCTGCCCCTCCAGGGTCGGACGAGTCTCAGCCAGCTCCACCATCCG aGCAACTGAACAGATTTGCGGGATTTGGCATTGGACTCGCAAG CCTCTTTACGGAGAATGTCCTCGCCCATCCGTGCATCGTGTTCCGGCGCCAGTGTCAG GTTAACTACCACGCTCGCAACTACCATCTCTCCCCCTTCACGGCGGTCACTGTGATGTACAACTTCACCAAGACCCAG GGTCCAAAGGCGCTGTGGAAGGGCATGGGCAGCACGTTTGTAGTGCAGGGAGTCACTCTGGGTACAgagggcatcatcagcgaatgcacccccttaccacG AGAGCTGTCACACCGGTGGAACCCAAAGCAAGTGGCCGGACACCTGGTGCTGAAAAG TCTGACGTACATTGTTGCCATGCCTTTCTACTCGGCAAGCCTCATTGAAACTGTACAG AGCGAGATCATCCGCGACAACCCGGGCATCCTGGACTGTGTGAAGGAGGGCGTGGGCCGGGTGATGGGGCTGGGCATCCCGCACAGCAAGCGCCTGCTGCCCCTCTGGGCCCTGCTGCTGCCCACCGCCCTCCACGGCGTCCTCCACTACATCATCCACTCCACCGTGCAGAAGCTCGTCCTGACGCTGCTGCGTCGACGCAACCGAGGCTccg GCTCTGGTGGCCCCTCCGCCGCCTCCTGCCCCCCTTCCCCGCTCCGCGGAGGCCCCTCGGGCTCAGGGGCCGACTGTGGTGGTTCCGGCGCCTCATCATCGGGCCAGGCGGACGCGGTGCAGAGCATGCTGGACGCCTACTTCCCGGAGCTGATGGCCAGCTTCTGTGCCAGCCTGGTGGCCGACGTGCTGCTGTACCCGCTGGAGACGGTGCTGCATCGCCTACACATCCAGGGCACGCGCACCATCATCGACAACACCGACCTGGGCttcgag GTGCTGCCCATCAACACGCAGTACGAGGGCCTGCGGGAGTGCGTGGGCGCCATCAGCAGGGAGGAGGGCGCGCTGGGCTTCTACAAGGGCTTCGGTGCCGTGGTGGTGCAGTACTCGCTGCATGCCGCCGTACTGCAGATCACCAAGGTgatctactctgctctgctgcagAGCGCCTGa